One window of Acipenser ruthenus chromosome 52, fAciRut3.2 maternal haplotype, whole genome shotgun sequence genomic DNA carries:
- the LOC131722962 gene encoding E3 ubiquitin/ISG15 ligase TRIM25-like, translating to MAEANIQIAENQLWCLEILKDPVAIPCGHSYSMGCIKNCWDQTDHTGVYSCPQCRETFNPRPVLCRNTMLSEVVGEFKKRRLNPPLAQSYAGDVPCDFCTGRKFKAVKSCLTCLASYCETHVKTHSEGAAFKRHKLINAIGNLEQKLCAEHQKIVEVFCRTDQMFICALCSQHKHKNHDTVSAETERTG from the coding sequence ATGGCAGAAGCGAATATCCAGATAGCTGAGAACCAGTTGTGGTGTCTGGAGATACTGAAGGAcccagtcgctattccatgtggacacagttacagtatggggtgtattaagaactgctgggatcagactgatcatacaggtgtctacagctgcccccagtgcagagagacctttaaTCCAAGGCCTGttctgtgcagaaacaccatgctgtcTGAAGTTGTTGGAGAATTCAAGAAGAGAAGGCTCAATCCTCCTcttgctcaaagttatgctggagatgtgccgtgtgatttctgcactgggagaaagttcaaagctgtgaaatcctgtttgacgtgcctggcctcttactgtgaaacacacgtcaagacacacagtgagggtgctgctttcaagaggcacaagctgatcaatgcaattggaaatctggagcagaagctttgtgctgaacatcAAAAAATTGTCGAGGTCTTTTGTAGAACCGACCAGATGTTTATTTGCGCGTTGTGTTCACAACATAAACACAAGAACCacgatacagtctcagctgagacggaaaggactggg